The Nostoc sp. 'Peltigera membranacea cyanobiont' N6 genome contains the following window.
CTGCAATGGGGTACGCCTACACCTGTTATTGCCTACATCAATTATCTCCGCTACCTTGTGGTTTAGTCTGGGAAAGCTAGACCAGTCATGGGGTCGCGGATATATAATCCTAATGTGAGACTACGCATTGCTTCATCCCAAATGGGTATTAATTGTTCTGCTTGATCTACCCAATAATCGAATGTAATCAAGCACTGAACATTTGACCCCAAACCAATGCAAGTCCGCGAAAAAGCTTCCCGTGGTTCTTCTTGAACATCAATAAACTTCATCTCTGTCCAGACAATTCTGGCGGTTTGGCGTTTTATGGTAATAATTTCTCCCCTAGCAATGACGTTGCGACTATCGTCTTCCAGTATTTTCTTCAAAGTAGATTTTAGCGGAAACTGGCTCCAGTCGTTGGGTGGCAGGCGATTAAAAGATACTTCTAGGCAGCAATCATCGTTGGGCGGTTTTTTATCGAGGAACTTGAAAGATTTTTCTTGTGGCTCAAGAATCCAATCTTGGGGAACATTGAAGCGAACAGCGCCTCGATCTGCTACAAATATTTTGTAACCTGATGGAGATTCCCAACGATGATCGGGTTTTAATTCAAGGGTTTCTTTGATCCACTGGAGATTGCTTTTTTTACGCTTTGCCATAGTGTTTCTGCATTTTCTGCTAGAGAGGGCGACGCGAAATAGCTCATCGTAGACATTGCCCTTTTTGTTAATTTTATCAAATTGCAAGGGTTTTGAATAAGGGATTTCCAAGAAATAAATTATCCAATAGACGAACCACAGAGACAAGGCAGCGCGTTCTTAGTGCAAGCAAGCACTATTTTATACAATCTCTGCTATGCCTCAACAGAGAATTTACGGTTATTAAGATGGCAATGGTGATGTTCAGCTTGCATTAGACAGATTTCACTTTATTTAGCCCAACCTACTCCTAAAGATAAATCTACTGCAACACATACAGTAATTAAAAAAACTAATTGAAGCAATTACTAAATTTTATTTTATTGCCGAAAAAGTTAAAAATTTAGATGTATTTATCTACCATATAGTTAAATATATTCCTTGAGAAGGATGTTCTTTTTAAGAAGTTACTTTTATTAGACCATAGGTTGACAAGAAATAGTAGATATACATTTGATTCAATGATATTCATCAGATAAATATTAAAAATCTTAGTCTTTTGTTAATGTTTACTAGCTATACTGCGAGAGTAGTGAATAAAAATTCGGATTTGAATATCTAGGGATAATTGTGTCATCCAGGAAAAATGCCCTAGATTTATACCCAAGCTGCAAAATTTAGCCGAAACCAACTACTAAATAGGTAAATCTTTAAGGGAATAACCATGAGTTATACTATCGAGTCCGCACGCAATATTTTCTCTAGCACTCAAGTGGCAGATGCTGTTCCAGCCACTACAGCAAAGTTTGCTGAACTCAACATTGACGATCAATTGGCATTTCTCTGGTATGCCTACGCTGAACTAGGTCGTACAATTACTCCAGCTGCTCCCGGAAAAGCAAATCTGCAATTAATGGAGGGTATATTCAACGAAATTAAGCAGATGTCTCATGAAGAACAAACGCAATTAATGAGAGATTTAGCGAGTAATGCTGACACTCCCATCAGCCGTTCTTATGCATACTTTGGTGTCAACGCTAAGTTGGGATTCTGGTGGCAGTTAGGAGAGTGGATGAAACAGGGTATTGTCGCTCCTATGCCAGTTGGCTATCAAATGTCAACCCAAGTTAAAGCAGTGCTAGAAGCTGTTCAGAGAATCGATCAGAGTCAACAAATTACTGTACTACGCAATACTGTAGTAAATATGGGATTTGATCCGTCTCTGGCTGATAAAAAACAGGCAGAAGTCATAAACTTTAAGTTCCCACGTTCATCCCTAAGTCCCCAATTTACTATTGAGGGAGTTACAGAACCAACGGTGCTGAAATACATTGAAGCTATGAATGCAGATAACTTGGAAGCGGCTGTTGCTTTATTTGCTACTAATGGTGCGCTGCAACCACCCTTCCAAAAACCAATTGTTGGTCGAGAAGCGATTACTTCTTATCTCCGAGATGAGGGACAAGGGTTAGTGATGAAGCCAACTAAAGGCGTTTCGGAAACTATAGAAGATGGTTATACACAGCATAAAATTACTGGTACGGTAGAAACTCCCTGGTTTGGAGGTAATGTTGGCATGAACATTGCTTGGCGATTTTTACTCGATCCTCAAGGTCAAATTTACTTCGTGGCTATTGATTTACTTGCTTCTCCCAAAGAACTGCTTAACCTAACTCGCAAGTAAAATTTATTTATTTCTTAAAATCGCCCTTCTCTAAGATGATGTTTTAAAAGGTTTTTTTGCTCCCATTGTTAGTAAAGGATTGCATCTTAGTCCATAGCCAAAATTTAATTT
Protein-coding sequences here:
- a CDS encoding orange carotenoid protein N-terminal domain-containing protein, coding for MSYTIESARNIFSSTQVADAVPATTAKFAELNIDDQLAFLWYAYAELGRTITPAAPGKANLQLMEGIFNEIKQMSHEEQTQLMRDLASNADTPISRSYAYFGVNAKLGFWWQLGEWMKQGIVAPMPVGYQMSTQVKAVLEAVQRIDQSQQITVLRNTVVNMGFDPSLADKKQAEVINFKFPRSSLSPQFTIEGVTEPTVLKYIEAMNADNLEAAVALFATNGALQPPFQKPIVGREAITSYLRDEGQGLVMKPTKGVSETIEDGYTQHKITGTVETPWFGGNVGMNIAWRFLLDPQGQIYFVAIDLLASPKELLNLTRK